In Aspergillus oryzae RIB40 DNA, chromosome 6, one genomic interval encodes:
- a CDS encoding uncharacterized protein (predicted protein), with amino-acid sequence MAGSTAVTPIRTNTTRYKGECMLHHTLLQKPIDVTNTHDRLQMLPALTFGKKPVRQTVDLRQQDTKTATFWPYGNSYRGGHIPSSECKSDEFLRSKRNSEIKRNFERWVRQQAEWRSDAHATSHRSISSYISNSIPGTDERTNQVIPLSTVCLPEPFSQRFPRRFELVDPMVIVQLISNTLGRLAFFNDMTFRTRFNVTRFHSNRAPQISACEYLRRLTHRLRLSSPILVMMVIYIRQLCKTHPTFDVSSLTAHRLLLSCALVASKSISDFAWPNQSFASAGGVSAAEMAILELELLKYLEWDVAPHQEQLSECYVDLVLGSNGYLAEHETTAAGPSTVEFERDCI; translated from the coding sequence ATGGCAGGTTCTACCGCTGTCACACCAATTCGAACCAACACTACTCGGTATAAGGGAGAGTGTATGCTTCACCATACACTCCTCCAAAAGCCCATTGATGTAACGAACACCCATGATAGGTTGCAAATGTTGCCGGCTTTAACGTTTGGCAAGAAACCAGTGAGACAAACGGTCGATCTTCGCCAGCAGGACACTAAGACCGCTACCTTTTGGCCTTACGGGAACTCATATCGTGGCGGGCATATTCCTTCCTCCGAGTGTAAATCTGATGAATTCCTACGGTCCAAGCGCAATAGTGAAATCAAGCGAAATTTCGAGCGCTGGGTGCGCCAGCAAGCAGAATGGCGCTCAGACGCGCACGCGACATCGCATCGATCAATAAGCTCTTATATTTCAAATAGTATTCCAGGTACAGACGAGAGAACCAATCAGGTCATCCCGTTGTCCACAGTGTGTCTACCTGAACCATTTTCGCAGCGGTTCCCACGGCGCTTTGAGCTGGTCGATCCCATGGTAATCGTGCAGTTGATTTCAAACACACTGGGAAGGCTGGCGTTCTTCAACGATATGACATTCCGCACGAGATTTAACGTTACACGTTTTCACTCGAATAGAGCCCCCCAAATATCCGCCTGTGAGTACCTGAGACGCTTAACGCATCGGCTACGTCTCTCGTCTCCAATACTAGTGATGATGGTTATCTACATAAGACAACTCTGCAAAACACACCCCACGTTCGATGTATCGAGCCTTACAGCTCATAGGCTTCTTCTTAGCTGTGCCTTAGTAGCCAGCAAGAGTATAAGTGACTTTGCCTGGCCCAACCAATCATTTGCTTCCGCGGGTGGTGTTTCTGCTGCAGAAATGGCAATTTTGGAATTGGAGCTACTGAAATATCTGGAATGGGATGTTGCGCCACATCAGGAACAGCTGTCAGAGTGTtatgttgatcttgtcctCGGAAGTAATGGATACTTGGCAGAGCATGAAACGACCGCAGCTGGGCCTTCTACTGTCGAGTTTGAACGTGATTGTATATAA
- a CDS encoding NAD(P)-dependent alcohol dehydrogenase (sorbitol dehydrogenase): MESNNPSWFLYGPGEARLQSLPIPEIQDPHDVIVRIAYVGVCGSDVHFWKHGGVNKKVSKEQPLVLGHEAAGTIHTVGTAVKSVQVGDPVAIEPGIPCRRCRACKHGTYNICREMKFAAVPPDVHGTLTKYYRVPEDFVYKIPSGMSLQEAVLMEPLSVAVHSTRLVNITPGQTIVIMGSGSVGLLCGAVAKAFGAHRIILADILEHKLSFGSEFLDCETFLVSLDETPEESAARLLDMLDAPDGVDAVIEASGAEGSVQIGIYALRRGGSYVQAGVGKPKAEIPILALSQKELHVHGCFRYGPGDYDLALKLITKGSIDVKRLITSVTPFEQAPQAWDKTARGEGIKNLIQGVQD, from the exons ATGGAGAGCAACAACCCATCCTGGTTCTTGTATGGGCCTGGGGAGGCACGTCTACAGTCACTCCCTATACCGGAGATTCAGGATCCCCACGATGTCATCGTCCGCATTGCCTACGTTGGAGTCTGTGGAAGTGAT GTACATTTTTGGAAACACGGCGGAGTCAACAAGAAGGTTAGCAAGGAACAACCGCTAGTACTAGGCCACGAAGCTGCTGGAACCATTCATACGGTCGGAACTGCCGTCAAGTCCGTTCAAGTCGGTGATCCCGTTGCCATTGAGCCTGGTATCCCCTGCCGGCGCTGCAGGGCTTGCAAACATGGCACCTACAATATCTGTCGAGAGATGAAGTTCGCGGCGGTACCACCAGATGTGCATGGTACTCTAACGAAGTATTACCGGGTACCAGAAGACTTTGTCTATAAGATACCTTCGGGAATGAGCCTTCAAGAAGCAGTGCTCATGGAACCTCTCTCCGTGGCCGTGCATTCTACTCGTCTGGTCAACATCACTCCTGGCCAAACCATTGTTATTATGGGCTCCGGGTCGGTCGGTCTTTTATGCGGCGCAGTCGCTAAGGCATTCGGCGCTCACCGGATCATTCTTGCCGACATTCTGGAACACAAGCTGTCATTTGGCTCCGAGTTCCTCGATTGCGAAACCTTCCTTGTCAGCTTGGACGAAACGCCAGAGGAGAGCGCAGCTCGTTTGTTAGATATGCTGGATGCTCCAGATGGGGTCGATGCTGTGATTGAGGCTTCCGGTGCTGAGGGTTCAGTCCAAATCGGCATATATGCCTTACGACGCGGTGGTAGTTACGTTCAAGCCGGTGTTGGGAAGCCAAAGGCTGAGATCCCGATCTTGGCCTTGTCCCAGAAAGAACTCCATGTCCATGGATGCTTTCGGTATGGACCAGGAGACTATGACCTGGCTCTAAAGCTGATCACCAAGGGATCCATTGATGTTAAACGCCTAATTACCAGTGTGACGCCCTTCGAACAAGCGCCGCAGGCTTGGGACAAGACAGCACGGGGTGAAGGAATCAAAAACCTGATTCAAGGTGTGCAAGATTAG
- a CDS encoding transposase (predicted protein) codes for MPDSYSDIEIRIVQACTIAQGQKKPNISALARQFNVPYQRLRARIHGRANLSSRPISTKTLDDSQEKALIRWIRQLDNLYSPPTAGMIEQSANQILQRNITDGQSRTVDKNWVYRFIKRLPEEFKLIQQKPKDKKRLDAEDIGVLQHWYDCLEAFIKNIPPKNIYNFDETGFQLRQGKTQKVVTTMPLRAARGNPSKEVGELISAIECIAADGFTLPPYFIFKGTYHLERWYDADIPEEYRISLSPKGYTTDKISFDWIQHFHRHTKHRISTKKEVRLLFFDGHESHLTYEFLQFCGLHYIIPYCFPPHTTHLVQPLDGQPFQVYKHFYRKRNNELAQRGAEMDDKSDFLKEIHSIRTMTFKQRTIRDAFEKRGLYPLDSEKVMKSLREALETAPELEIITTPSPPPSSSSPPSTIRGLRRSISKAQSFINNSPELDQSFVRRLDRVFQSSLETTELAAQLKDDLQQHLRYRKPQDRRKSQKRVKYHGPLTVYDAKRRIADRTEVERLQGLRQIRKTGALEYDKPPQPTNTGDLPSTEAGQVDREGPRLPYWIDTQGDVV; via the coding sequence atgcctgattcttattctgatatcgagatacggatcgtacaggcctgtacaatcgcccaaggccaaaaaaagcccaatatctctgcgctagcgcgtcaatttaatgttccttaccaacgactccgggcgcgtattcatggccgagcaaatctttcctcacgtcctatctcaaccaagacacttgatgattcacaagaaaaggcactaattcgttggattcgtcagcttgataatctatatagtccacctacggccggaatgattgagcagagtgccaaccaaatactgcagcggaatataaccgacgggcaatctcgtacagttgacaagaactgggtttatcgctttattaaacgtcttcctgaggagtttaagctcattcagcagaagccgaaagataagaagcgtcttgatgcagaagatataggtgttctccaacactggtacgactgcttagaggcctttatcaagaatatacctcccaaaaatatatacaatttcgatgaaactggctttcaacttagacagggaaagactcaaaaagttgtaactactatgcctctacgagctgcaagaggaaatccctctaaagaagtaggggaactgatctctgcaatagagtgtattgcagcggacggttttactcttcctccatactttatattcaaaggaacatatcatcttgagcggtggtacgatgcagatattccagaggaatatcgaatatctctatctccaaaaggctatactacagataagattagttttgactggattcagcacttccaccgtcatacaaaacaccgtatctctacaaaaaaagaggttcgattactatttttcgatggccacgagtcccatcttacctatgaatttcttcaattctgtggactacactatattataccatattgctttcctcctcatacaacacatcttgtacagcctcttgatggacaaccttttcaagtctataagcacttttatcgcaagagaaacaatgagctcgctcaaagaggtgctgagatggacgataagagtgattttttaaaagagatccattctattcgtacgatgaccttcaaacaacgtacaatccgggatgcctttgaaaagcgaggtctatatcccttagattcagaaaaggtgatgaaatctctacgtgaggctttggaaactgctccagaacttgagataattacaacaccatcaccaccaccatcaagctcatcgccaccatctacaatacgaggtcttcgtcgaagtattagtaaagcgcagagctttattaataatagcccggagcttgatcaaagctttgtacgacgccttgaccgtgtattccaaagctcgcttgaaactactgaattagccgctcagctcaaggatgatctacagcagcatcttcgataccggaagcctcaggatagacggaaatcacagaaaagggttaaataccacgggccactaactgtatatgatgcaaaacgccgaattgcggatcgtactgaggtggaaagactacagggtcttaggcaaattagaaagacgggagctttggaatacgataaaccaccacaaccgacaaatacaggggatctgcctagtacagaagctggccaggtggatagggaaggccctagattaccttattggatagatactcaaggcgatgttgtatag
- a CDS encoding uncharacterized protein (permease of the major facilitator superfamily), with amino-acid sequence MTSKDIESKTALELEDLKDAPHRDPLLELFPILQDKTPEELEKLNRSVVRKLDWYFLPCITMILLMSYLDRINVSNARLAGMQSDLHMSDTVWSAGISLFYVGYIISQVPANVFIAKGKPSILFPCIALVWSAVTICMPALTSGWGFCLCRFLVGVAEGPFVPAVSLLTSSWYTKQESPLRMGIWHAGNIISNVFSGLLAAAILTNMDGIAKLRAWQWFILLEGIVSIIVAVTGFWFIPNFPNNTGRRWFTEEEAAMAEYRQVVSAGGTREDDEGDYWGGVLLAVKDPFTWGFAAIHFSLIIAQSFKDFFPSVSPSHA; translated from the exons ATGACGTCGAAAGATATAGAGTCGAAAACAGCCTTGGAATTGGAGGATCTCAAAGATGCACCCCACCGTGATCCTCTTTTAGAATTGtttccaattcttcaggaCAAGACCCCcgaagagttggagaagtTAAACCGTTCTGTGGTCCGAAAGCTGGACTGGTATTTCCTGCCATGCATTACAATGATTCTCTTGATGAG CTATCTTGATCGTATCAATGTCTCCAATGCCCGTCTTGCTGGTATGCAAAGCGACCTTCACATGTCAGATACAGTGTGGTCTGCGggcatttctcttttctatgTTGGTTATATCATTTCACAGGTGCCAGCAAATGTTTTCATCGCGAAGGGGAAGCCAAGCATTCTCTTCCCCTGTATTGCGCTAGTCTGGTCTGCGGTCACTATCTGTATGCCGGCTCTGACCTCCGGCTGGGGATTTTGTCTCTGTCGCTTCCTGGTTGGTGTGGCTGAGGGCCCTTTCGTCCCGGCCGTTTCTCTGCTCACCTCATCATGGTATACCAAGCAAGAATCACCATTGCGGATGGGAATCTGGCACGCGGGTAATATTATCTCGAACGTTTTCTCTGGTCTTCTCGCCGCTGCCATTCTCACCAACATGGATGGAATAGCGAAACTTCGGGCCTGGCAGTGGTTCATCCTTCTGGAGGGGATCGTGAGTATTATAGTCGCCGTGACGGGCTTTTGGTTCATCCCAAACTTTCCCAACAACACTGGTCGCCGGTGGTTcactgaggaagaagccgcCATGGCAGAATATCGACAAGTGGTCTCAGCGGGCGGAACccgtgaagacgatgaaggaGATTACTGGGGCGGAGTGCTGCTCGCAGTCAAAGATCCTTTTACATGGGGCTTCGCTGCTATCCATTTTTCGCTTATCATCGCCCAATCGTTCAaagatttctttccatcgGTAAGCCCAAGCCATGCATAG
- a CDS encoding HpcH/HpaI aldolase family protein (predicted protein), translating to MGSITPHAAYSLNNPFRTRILNGQITPLMSIKFVTGNEIPMMCKMAGVHAMFIDMEHSALDMRTVAQLILACNYAGVSPVVRSPSKSHWHIESVQEVRDIVKHAKFAPLGTRGCTNNQAVMNFQHVPTLVQNEILNEQTMLIPMIETPAAVEIADEIFAVEGVDGVLVGSNDLCTDLGIPGKYDSDLYQDAVTKVIQAANRAGKPVGIGGIGGRLDILEKWFKMGATWSLSGQDASMLQAGLKQMSKNYTEISERLQKEP from the coding sequence ATGGGCTCCATCACACCTCATGCAGCATATAGCCTCAACAACCCCTTCCGGACCAGGATTCTAAATGGTCAAATCACACCGTTAATGTCTATCAAGTTCGTCACGGGTAATGAAATCCCCATGATGTGCAAGATGGCCGGTGTTCATGCAATGTTCATTGACATGGAACATTCCGCCCTCGACATGCGCACTGTCGCCCAACTTATTCTCGCTTGCAATTACGCCGGTGTCTCGCCCGTTGTCCGTTCACCCTCTAAGTCACACTGGCACATCGAGTCTGTCCAGGAAGTCAGGGACATTGTGAAGCACGCCAAGTTTGCCCCTCTGGGGACACGCGGATGCACCAACAATCAGGCCGTGATGAACTTCCAGCATGTACCGACACTCGTACAGAATGAGATTCTAAACGAGCAGACCATGTTGATCCCGATGATTGAGACTCCAGCAGCAGTGGAGATTGCCGACGAGATTTTCGCAGTTGAAGGAGTCGATGGTGTTTTGGTCGGCTCTAACGATCTGTGTACCGATCTGGGAATTCCCGGAAAGTATGACAGTGACTTGTATCAAGATGCTGTGACCAAGGTGATCCAAGCAGCTAACCGAGCTGGCAAGCCTGTTGGTATCGGGGGTATCGGTGGGCGACTAGACATTCTCGAGAAGTGGTTCAAGATGGGAGCCACATGGTCATTGAGTGGCCAGGATGCGTCTATGCTGCAAGCGGGCCTGAAGCAGATGAGCAAGAACTACACTGAAATCAGTGAGCGTTTACAGAAGGAGCCCTAG
- a CDS encoding fungal specific transcription factor domain-containing protein (predicted protein), which produces MSLLFADARWRDQNLKLLQNLSQSSGILETSVQPNSLPPAEEALAVFNNYLNGPHVLNPFLLRRDVQRLYHSAFSTSQTGSSSQKPDHLTKHDTFRTFMILAVGSIMLYRSGVHKHHPYGYFLTALQYIDTNILSRGLDSIQDLLLVVRFGIYHHIGTSIWELTTLCMRMCIEQGLHKLPRPAMRRRISLLQEQLQRRVFWECYMISQYSSITLDRPAAIAERDIQVGFPADADDEEIDAAEASGSFSDLDSFCRATTRPTTTGNTEMTVFFYCLRLRKITSKIRTKFQQSNGTPGDGHALTMDSITASGRIYEDLEELLSELEQWRRSAPTFSTPRGLYHTQEWYDLLLMRERLLLVRKAIDLVPKRNNIPPDDLLLICLEYAVSTITKFCPLFEQRKITYTRSYFQMLFTAGLSVMLWVSVASNHDTEMMVKAADAVKQSKKILKQMGREMPDATPYVSVYEALEVHVLGKYHASSRLTQQTGGYLGQTQPHDHASPGMSGMLHDQSIGGSHHLLDHEPSTYASLLSRDLTGGIRIWRSDVSFFGYSR; this is translated from the exons CAAAACCTAAAACTTTTGCAGAATCTATCTCAATCTTCTGGCATTCTAGAAACGTCAGTGCAGCCgaattctcttcctcccgcTGAGGAAGCATTGGCAGTATTCAACAACTA CTTGAATGGACCGCATGTCCTTAACCCCTTTCTGCTTCGTCGAGATGTACAGAGGCTGTACCATTCCGCCTTTTCAACAAGCCAAACTGGCTCTTCCTCACAGAAGCCGGATCATCTAACAAAGCACGACACCTTTCGTACCTTTATGATTCTTGCTGTTGGGTCGATCATGTTATATCGATCCGGTGTCCATAAACACCATCCTTATGGCTACTTCCTTACAGCGTTGCAGTACATCGACACGAATATTCTGTCAAGAGGATTGGATTCAATTCAGGATTTGTTACTCGTCGTGAGGTTCGGGATCTACCATCACATCG GGACATCAATATGGGAGCTGACCACACTGTGTATGAGAATGTGCATCGAGCAAGGCCTACATAAGTTACCTCGACCGGCTATGAGACGCAGAATTAGCCTTCTGCAAGAACAGTTGCAACGCCGGGTCTTCTGGGAATGCTACATGATTAGTCAGTACAGCTCGATCACATTGGATCGTCCAGCTGCAATTGCGGAGAGAGATATCCAAGTTGGGTTTCCTGCCGacgccgatgatgaagaaattgatGCCGCTGAGGCATCTGGGTCGTTCTCTGATCTAGATTCCTTCTGCAGAGCCACTACAAGGCCTACTACGACGGGGAACACTGAAATGACGGTGTTTTTCTATTGCCTGCGGCTGCGGAAAATTACATCAAAGATCCGGACCAAGTTTCAACAAAGCAATGGGACCCCAGGTGACGGGCACGCGTTGACGATGGACTCCATCACAGCGAGCGGGAGAATTTATGAAGATTTGGAGGAGTTACTATCGGAGCTGGAGCAGTGGCGGCGATCAGCACCCACTTTCTCTACTCCACGAGGCTTATACCACACACAGGAATGGTACGACCTGCTGTTAATGAGGGAAAGGCTTCTTCTAGTGCGCAAGGCAATTGACCTGGTGCCAAAGCGGAACAATATCCCACCAGATGACCTCCTTTTGATCTGCCTCGAGTATGCCGTGAGCACTATCACGAAGTTCTGCCCTTTGTTTgagcaaagaaagatcacATACACTCGGAGTTACTTCCAAATGCTGTTCACTGCCGGGCTCTCGGTGATGCTCTGGGTATCAGTGGCAAGCAACCATGACACTgagatgatggtgaaagCGGCAGACGCGGTAAAACAGAGCAAAAAAATCTTGAAACAGATGGGACGTGAGATGCCGGACGCGACTCCTTACGTGTCTGTCTACGAGGCCTTAGAAGTACATGTATTAGGGAAATATCATGCCTCGTCCAGGTTAACGCAGCAAACGGGAGGGTATCTCGGGCAGACACAACCCCATGACCACGCATCACCGGGGATGAGCGGTATGCTTCATGATCAAAGCATTGGAG GATCGCATCACCTGCTGGATCATGAACCCTCCACCTAtgcttcccttctctcccgaGATCT GACTGGGGGAATACGTATATGGAGATCcgatgtttcttttttcgggTATAGCAGATGA